Proteins from a genomic interval of Lacticaseibacillus pabuli:
- the thrS gene encoding threonine--tRNA ligase, translating into MALSLTFPDGSVKSFDDGASALDVAKSISISLGKKALAGKLNGKLVDLDAPIKADGKIEIVTKDSKDGLAVLRHTAAFVLADALNQLFPGLRFGEGTATEDGFFYDTDKDDGQVAVTDLPAIKSKMQEIIKAGGQIESASMSAADAKKRYANDKFKSQLADEAGDPISGHKLGDFFDFNEGALLPDLKELKHFDLLSVAGAYWESKSSNPMLQRVYGTAYFKAADLEDDAKRRQEAKERDHRVIGRDLDLFFVDPEVGAGMPYWMPNGATIRRTIERYIVDREVADGYEHVYTPVAANLNLYKTSGHWQHYREDMFPPMDMGEGEMLELRPMNCPSHIQIYKHHTRSYRDLPLRIAELGMMHRYEKSGALSGLQRVREMTLNDGHTFVALDQVESEFQKILKLILSVYKDFDINDVTYRLSYRDPANTDKYFDDDEMWDRSQHMLKAAMDDLGLDYYEAEGEAAFYGPKLDIQTKTALGNEETMSTIQLDFMLPDRFDLTYVGKDGEDHRPVMIHRGVVGTMERFVAYLTEIYKGAFPTWLAPTQVVMIPVKNDLHEDYVNNLKDQMVKAGLRVKVDDRNEKMGYKIREAQTKKVPYTVVVGDDELASGNVSVRRYGEDKAWEQSAPMFINAVKADVANYSRKDARQ; encoded by the coding sequence ATGGCATTATCTTTGACTTTTCCAGATGGCAGTGTCAAATCATTTGACGATGGCGCTTCAGCATTAGACGTTGCGAAGTCCATCAGTATTTCTTTGGGCAAGAAGGCACTGGCCGGCAAGCTGAACGGCAAGCTGGTTGACCTCGATGCCCCAATCAAGGCTGACGGCAAGATCGAAATCGTCACCAAGGACAGCAAGGACGGCCTCGCCGTTCTGCGTCACACCGCTGCCTTTGTTCTGGCTGATGCATTGAACCAGTTGTTCCCAGGCCTGCGCTTTGGTGAAGGTACTGCAACCGAAGACGGTTTCTTCTACGACACCGATAAGGATGACGGCCAGGTTGCCGTTACCGATTTGCCAGCAATCAAGTCCAAGATGCAGGAAATCATTAAGGCGGGTGGCCAGATTGAATCCGCCAGCATGAGTGCTGCGGATGCTAAGAAGCGCTACGCTAACGATAAGTTCAAGAGTCAGTTGGCTGATGAAGCCGGTGACCCAATCTCCGGCCACAAGTTGGGCGATTTCTTCGACTTCAACGAAGGTGCCTTGTTGCCTGACCTGAAGGAACTCAAGCACTTCGACCTGCTCTCCGTTGCCGGTGCTTACTGGGAAAGTAAGTCATCTAACCCAATGCTCCAACGTGTATACGGGACTGCCTACTTCAAGGCTGCTGACCTGGAAGATGACGCCAAGCGCCGCCAGGAAGCTAAGGAACGTGACCACCGTGTCATTGGCCGCGACCTCGACTTGTTCTTCGTTGACCCAGAGGTTGGTGCCGGGATGCCTTACTGGATGCCAAATGGTGCCACGATTCGCCGTACCATCGAGCGTTACATCGTTGACCGTGAAGTCGCTGACGGGTATGAACATGTTTACACTCCAGTTGCCGCTAACCTGAACCTGTACAAGACTTCAGGCCACTGGCAGCACTACCGTGAAGACATGTTCCCACCAATGGACATGGGTGAAGGCGAAATGCTTGAACTGCGTCCGATGAACTGCCCAAGCCACATTCAGATTTACAAGCACCACACACGTTCATACCGCGACTTGCCACTGCGCATCGCTGAACTGGGGATGATGCACCGTTACGAAAAGTCTGGTGCCTTGTCTGGCCTCCAGCGTGTTCGTGAAATGACCTTGAACGATGGGCACACCTTCGTGGCCCTCGACCAGGTTGAATCCGAATTCCAGAAGATCTTGAAGCTGATCTTGAGTGTTTACAAGGACTTTGATATCAACGACGTGACCTACCGTCTGTCCTACCGAGACCCTGCCAACACCGACAAGTACTTCGATGATGACGAAATGTGGGACCGCAGCCAGCACATGCTGAAGGCCGCCATGGATGACCTTGGCCTCGATTACTACGAAGCTGAAGGGGAAGCTGCTTTCTACGGTCCAAAGCTGGATATCCAGACTAAGACCGCGCTGGGCAACGAAGAAACCATGTCAACCATTCAGCTGGACTTCATGCTGCCAGATCGCTTCGACCTGACCTACGTGGGTAAAGATGGTGAAGACCACCGTCCAGTCATGATTCACCGTGGTGTTGTGGGGACGATGGAACGCTTCGTCGCTTACCTGACCGAAATCTACAAGGGTGCATTCCCAACCTGGCTCGCACCTACGCAGGTTGTCATGATTCCTGTTAAGAACGACTTGCACGAGGACTACGTAAACAACCTGAAGGACCAGATGGTTAAGGCCGGTCTGCGCGTTAAGGTTGACGACCGCAACGAAAAGATGGGTTACAAGATTCGTGAGGCCCAGACCAAGAAGGTACCATACACGGTCGTTGTTGGTGATGATGAACTGGCTTCCGGTAATGTCTCTGTCCGTCGCTACGGTGAGGACAAGGCATGGGAACAGAGCGCGCCAATGTTCATCAACGCGGTGAAGGCTGATGTGGCAAACTACTCACGTAAGGATGCACGTCAATAA